One Syngnathoides biaculeatus isolate LvHL_M chromosome 4, ASM1980259v1, whole genome shotgun sequence DNA window includes the following coding sequences:
- the c4h5orf34 gene encoding uncharacterized protein C5orf34 homolog, giving the protein MEASMMIMYEDESVYIRYGNGTQLQLSPCGSEFVLVKAALDSGLHQLQTAARVRQRTRFTISAYKELIVAALAFRNKYASRPYLPEELTSPAHKQYYSNLEVQWPSWSSCEAESGPGGETIIKSEDKRAHVTLSPSGQDFFVEYACRFSQPLRQQPPGWSRDPESIADGQELHASAWNRKTAEGPQIPSVEMGDVHQAGRNKSCSARVVTDEVKPEDKYQSVPLVQHHSCLAVAPPWCYPVSLARRYRASRLCGPPCGEERTGPKAEQILNASDLNIEERKFVLPEALPLVCPSPHFHSWKFQDLVAESQPDQISPTELVKVMWHQGVTYRILDQDVSVIEVSPGDGSVIRSNGVLNTYFTHYKPECQSSPANVKEITYHVNGLPPDIPGQVYSICSVVSCASRLLARYDKAKKWSLPTTTSCMPQQNVFKATTVDAHVSHRSPPGRHENDRETVKSRSDVAAAELANIQRCNSVVENGDMSREKGCAPNGLAGITYEEVCEGSIAEALQRTSKAIKDIEEFLTAAKMT; this is encoded by the exons ATGGAAGCCTCGATGATGATCATGTATGAGGACGAATCCGTGTACATTCGCTACGGCAACGGTACGCAGCTCCAACTTTCGCCTTGCGGTAGCGAGTTCGTGCTGGTGAAAGCTGCGCTCGACTCTGGACTTCATCAGCTTCAGACTGCCGCGAGAGTGCGACAGAGGACGCGGTTCACTATCAGCGCTTATAAA GAGTTGATCGTCGCTGCGCTGGCATTCAGGAATAAGTACGCCAGTCGACCATATCTGCCAGAGGAACTCACTTCTCCTGCTCACAAACAG TATTACAGTAACTTGGAAGTGCAGTGGCCCAGCTGGTCCTCCTGTGAGGCAGAGTCGGGACCTGGAGGCGAAACCATCATCAAATCAGAGGACAAACGCGCTCATGTGACGCTGTCGCCCTCGGGCCAAGATTTTTTCGTGGAGTATGCGTGCAGGTTCAGCCAACCTCTCCGTCAGCAGCCACCAGGTTGGAGCAGGGACCCTGAAAGCATCGCGGACGGTCAAGAGCTGCATGCGAGCGCCTGGAACCGAAAGACCGCGGAAGGCCCGCAGATCCCCAGCGTTGAAATGGGAGATGTTCATCAAGCGGGAAGGAACAAGTCATGTTCCGCTCGGGTCGTCACTGACGAGGTTAAG CCAGAGGACAAGTACCAGTCTGTCCCGCTGGTCCAGCATCATTCCTGTCTCGCAGTTGCCCCACCTTGGTGCTACCCGGTCTCCTTGGCTCGCCGTTACCGGGCATCCCGTCTCTGCGGTCCTCCTTGCGGAGAAGAGCGGACAGGACCGAAGGCTGAGCAAATTCTAAATGCGTCGGATTTAAATATCGAAGAGAGAAAGTTTGTCCTTCCTGAAGCGCTGCCACTCGTCTGCCCATCCCCTCACTTTCACAG CTGGAAGTTTCAAGACCTTGTCGCCGAAAGCCAACCAGATCAAATCTCCCCAACAGAACTGGTGAAAGTCATGTGGCACCAAGGCGTGACATACAG GATCCTGGATCAAGATGTGTCGGTCATCGAAGTTTCTCCAGGGGACGGGTCTGTCATCCGATCTAATGGCGTTCTCAACACGTACTTTACTCATTACAAGCCCGAGTGCCAATCATCGCCGGCAAAT GTCAAAGAGATCACATATCATGTAAATGGCCTCCCGCCTGACATACCTGGACAGGTGTACTCTATTTGCTCAGTTGTGAGTTGTGCAAGCAG gcttCTCGCCAGATACGACAAGGCCAAAAAATGGAGTCTCCCCACTACAACAAGCTGCATGCCACAG CAAAATGTATTCAAAGCAACAACGGTTGATGCCCACGTGTCCCATCGTTCTCCTCCGGGACGGCATGAGAATGATCGAGAGACAGTCAAAAGTCG GTCAGATGTGGCTGCTGCAGAGCTTGCAAACATACAGCGATGTAACT CTGTTGTAGAAAACGGTGACATGTCAAGGGAGAAAGGATGTGCACCAAACGGTTTGGCAGGAATCACTTATGAGGAAGTTTGCGAAGGCAGCATTGCAGAAGCTCTTCAGAGGACATCCAAGGCCATAAAGGACATCGAAGAGTTCTTAACTGCAGCCAAAATGACCTGA